One window of the Primulina eburnea isolate SZY01 chromosome 18, ASM2296580v1, whole genome shotgun sequence genome contains the following:
- the LOC140819434 gene encoding uncharacterized protein, whose translation MATATMATAAGAAALLYYTLNKKIQSNRRISDDDENGGDVHNHPPLGIDRVSHRLIQAPATWLETISTLSETLRFTYSETLGKWPIGDLAFGISFLLKRQGNLHVSREFGGKDSLQLKGLEICVELKYLLNLLTLCWHFSKKPFPLFLEETGYSKEDVLLQEPKAGILKPAFTILVDHKAKNFLLLIRGTHSVKDTLTAVTGAVVPFHHTVVYGGGVNNLVLGYAHCGMVAAARWIAKLATPRLLTAVNSHPDYTLKIVGHSLGGGTAALLTYVLREQKELSTTTCFAFAPAACMTWELAESGNEFVTSVINGADLVPTFSAASVDDLRAEVTASAWLNDLRNQIERTRILSTVYRSASALGSRLPSMASAKAKVAGAGALLRPVSSGTQVVMKRAQSMAQAALSRPGLNMSSWSCIGPRQRSRTNCSVRAETPESSSTQRGTLGPFQTTVEETVVVTNTKEPPEFSSEDAAGTSDNRASEIAFADSDDGEGVLDHIRNEDRMTEVELWQQLERELYEQESSEEVDTVKEIREEEAAAIAEVSDDNEPVPNTMDAHRFFPPGKIMHIVTLVNDDPDRVSDASTSSDLDETSGEEPKVGIFLTPRSLYSKLRLSQTMIADHYMPIYRRQIEKLIREIENEGSNEV comes from the exons ATGGCCACAGCCACAATGGCCACGGCAGCAGGTGCAGCTGCTCTTTTGTATTACACgttgaataaaaaaattcaatcgaATAGAAGAATTAgtgatgatgatgaaaatggtGGAGATGTGCACAATCATCCCCCATTGGGGATTGATAGAGTCTCTCATAGACTTATACAAGCTCCTGCAACATGGTTAGAGACAATATCTACTTTGTCGGAGACTCTTAGATTTACTTACTCTGAAACTTTGGGAAAGTGGCCCATTGGTGATTTGGCTTTTGGTATCAGTTTTCTCTTAAAACGGCAG GGAAATTTGCATGTTAGTCGTGAATTTGGTGGTAAAGACAGCTTACAGCTTAAAGGActtgaaatttgtgtggagcttAAATATCTCTTAAATTTGCTTACACTCTGCTGGCATTTCTCAAAAAAGCCCTTCCCTTTATTTTTGGAGGAAACTGGGTATTCTAAAGAAGATGTTCTCCTCCAAGAACCTAAAGCTGGC ATATTAAAACCAGCATTTACTATATTGGTCGACCACAAAGCAAAAAATTTCCTTTTGCTAATCCGTGGAACTCACAGTGTCAAGGATACTTTGACCGCTGTTACAGGAGCAGTGGTACCATTCCATCATACCGTGGTTTATGGAGGTGGAGTCAACAACTTGGTTTTAGGTTATGCACATTGCGGAATGGTTGCAGCTGCAAGATGGATTGCAAAACTTGCCACTCCTCGTCTCCTCACGGCAGTGAACAGCCATCCCGATTACACCCTTAAG ATCGTTGGACATTCTCTGGGTGGTGGCACAGCTGCACTTTTAACATATGTATTACGTGAACAAAAAGAGTTATCAACCACTACTTGTTTTGCTTTTGCTCCAG CTGCTTGTATGACTTGGGAACTGGCTGAATCAGGAAATGAGTTTGTTACTTCTGTAATTAACGGTGCTGATTTGGTGCCCACTTTCTCAGCTGCATCTGTGGATGACTTGCGTGCTGAG GTCACAGCATCTGCGTGGTTGAATGATCTGAGAAATCAAATTGAACGAACCCGAATCCTTAGTACTGTGTATAGATCTGCTTCAGCGTTGGGTTCTCGGCTTCCATCCATGGCCAGTGCTAAAGCAAAAGTGGCTGGTGCTGGTGCACTACTACGTCCAGTTTCCAGTGGTACTCAG GTGGTTATGAAGAGAGCTCAAAGCATGGCTCAGGCAGCTTTGTCCCGTCCTGGCCTAAATATGTCTTCATGGTCTTGCATTGGTCCTCGTCAGAGATCCCGTACAAATTGCAGTGTGAGAGCAGAGACTCCAGAATCTTCGTCAACTCAGAGAGGAACATTAGGCCCTTTCCAAACAACTGTTGAGGAGACCGTAGTTGTTACAAATACAAAAGAACCTCCAGAATTCTCCTCAGAGGATGCAGCAGGGACTTCAGACAATCGTGCAAGTGAGATTGCTTTTGCAGACAGCGATGATGGTGAGGGTGTATTGGACCACATAAGAAATGAAGATCGCATGACAGAAGTTGAATTGTGGCAACAGCTAGAACGAGAGCTTTACGAGCAGGAGTCATCTGAGGAAGTTGATACGGTAAAGGAAATTAGGGAAGAAGAAGCTGCAGCCATTGCTGAGGTAAGTGATGATAACGAGCCTGTACCGAATACAATGGACGCGCACAGATTTTTCCCTCCTGGAAAGATAATGCATATTGTTACACTGGTTAACGATGACCCTGACCGGGTGAGTGATGCCAGTACATCAAGTGATTTGGACGAAACCTCGGGGGAAGAGCCGAAAGTGGGTATTTTCCTCACTCCCAGGTCGTTATATAGTAAATTGAGGCTGTCACAGACCATGATTGCTGACCATTATATGCCTATCTATAGAAGACAAATAGAAAAGCTGATTAGGGAAATTGAAAATGAAGGGAGTAATGAAGTTTGA